One genomic window of Gracilinema caldarium DSM 7334 includes the following:
- a CDS encoding RNA polymerase sigma factor, whose amino-acid sequence MITGKELVDEVLINRIIAGERDLYRILIERHQENVFSLGLSFFKNRDDAADFTQEVFLKAYKGLSGFQGRSRFSTWLYRIAYNTGINSLNRREEFFSLTSETDNDAEEIELPAPDNVEAELLRKFAMAAVREAMKTLPDRFRICLELYFFYDRSYDEIAIITGFPLNTVKSHIFRAKQLLREGLADMIEGGLE is encoded by the coding sequence GTGATTACCGGAAAAGAACTGGTAGATGAGGTTCTCATAAACCGCATAATAGCAGGAGAACGGGATTTATACCGAATTCTTATTGAGCGGCACCAAGAGAATGTGTTTTCTCTGGGCTTAAGTTTCTTTAAGAATCGTGATGATGCAGCAGACTTTACCCAGGAGGTTTTTTTAAAAGCCTACAAAGGGCTTTCGGGTTTTCAGGGCCGTTCTCGATTTTCAACCTGGCTGTACCGGATAGCCTATAACACAGGCATAAACAGTTTGAATCGAAGGGAGGAATTTTTCAGTCTTACCAGTGAAACAGATAATGATGCTGAAGAAATTGAGCTTCCCGCGCCTGATAACGTGGAGGCAGAGCTTTTGCGCAAATTTGCCATGGCAGCTGTCCGGGAAGCAATGAAAACCTTACCAGACCGGTTCAGAATTTGTCTGGAGCTCTATTTTTTCTATGACCGCAGTTACGACGAAATTGCGATCATTACTGGCTTTCCCCTGAATACCGTAAAATCCCATATTTTCAGGGCGAAACAATTGTTGCGGGAAGGTCTGGCAGACATGATAGAAGGAGGTCTAGAATGA
- a CDS encoding DUF6249 domain-containing protein — MNQTPNDAVHILLAIVPIVGIVMGSVVAFLYLLWHHKRTMLLIKLGQYQKPNFDLQSFALLTGLLLTSIGLVLSIVFLFIEGFSYSLLGGLIPLSIGIGLILYYVIRRGDGAP; from the coding sequence ATGAACCAGACACCCAACGATGCAGTACACATTTTACTCGCTATTGTTCCGATTGTTGGAATCGTCATGGGCAGTGTAGTCGCCTTTTTATATCTGCTGTGGCATCACAAACGAACAATGCTGCTCATCAAGCTGGGGCAATACCAGAAGCCTAATTTTGACTTGCAATCCTTTGCATTACTGACAGGACTACTGCTCACAAGTATTGGACTGGTTTTGAGTATCGTCTTTCTGTTCATAGAAGGTTTTAGCTATAGCCTTCTGGGTGGGCTCATTCCACTTTCGATCGGTATAGGATTGATACTCTACTATGTAATCCGACGCGGTGATGGGGCGCCGTGA
- a CDS encoding flagellar basal body-associated FliL family protein, with the protein MKIALEELYRILLGIILIMVAVLIIGTLFGLTKGSVNRQFSQAVETNQNDVIEESYFTGLGRIRAQTAAPKQATVLVTIIFPYNKQDIAFTEELSSHIPQFKEITIAYFASQSAECLKKLGESAIKDELLLRFNKQLRLGKIETLFFNDYLVID; encoded by the coding sequence ATGAAAATAGCACTTGAAGAGCTTTATCGAATATTACTCGGAATCATCCTCATTATGGTTGCAGTTCTTATCATCGGGACTTTATTTGGATTGACGAAGGGCTCTGTTAATAGGCAATTTTCTCAAGCTGTAGAAACCAACCAGAATGATGTTATAGAGGAAAGTTATTTTACCGGCCTTGGTCGGATTCGAGCCCAAACAGCAGCTCCAAAGCAAGCAACGGTACTGGTAACCATTATTTTTCCTTATAATAAACAGGATATTGCCTTTACCGAAGAGCTGAGCAGTCATATACCTCAATTCAAAGAAATAACAATAGCCTATTTTGCATCCCAATCAGCGGAATGTTTAAAAAAATTAGGAGAATCTGCGATAAAAGATGAGCTCCTCCTGCGTTTTAACAAACAACTGAGGCTAGGAAAGATAGAGACCCTCTTTTTTAATGATTATCTTGTTATTGACTGA